A genome region from Numida meleagris isolate 19003 breed g44 Domestic line chromosome 14, NumMel1.0, whole genome shotgun sequence includes the following:
- the LOC110406601 gene encoding uncharacterized protein LOC110406601 has product MQPVQLSQLLPHSPQLLWVLLFNAVEKLFMEVLLCLAPCMGAFSPSPCSLAPSLLMPSPGEQREAPPGFMEGNGAAATGKEDAFSLKERSPHQYRGAKNGSTEANFLTAVQAWGRAAGATPAPWGRTALLCRSRRKTVSAALLAASCLRGEQCTRCPLAASSLEGKGGISYDSVVVASKIYIRSAPQQHPVQTFVLAEASPVRVWMRAVGRAVLCLPAIEPRQRQPKRGSSPTSPRVERRCGAQPPSGDVASPELPACSRCQPCLGRAFPSVRTVAPCYSSLSHLLPCRSEEQITTACSGAHLFSCGFGVADDATN; this is encoded by the coding sequence ATGCAGCCTGTGCAGctttcccagctcctgccccactCCCCCCAGCTCCTCTGGGTGCTGCTCTTTAATGCTGTCGAAAAGCTCTTTAtggaggtgctgctgtgccttgCTCCATGTATGGGTGCATTTTCGCCCAGCCCTTGCAGCCTGGCACCTTCCCTGCTCATGCCCAGCCctggagagcagagggaagcCCCTCCCGGCTTCATGGAGGGAaatggagctgcagccacagggaAAGAAGATGCCTTTAGTCTGAAGGAAAGATCCCCCCACCAGTACCGAGGTGCCAAAAATGGCTCAACTGAAGCAAATTTCCTTACTGCAGTGCAAGCGTGGGGCAGAGCGGCAGGAGCCACTCCTGCTCCGTGGGGCaggacagcactgctgtgccGCAGCCGAAGGAAAACCGTGAGCGCAGCGCTCCTCGCTGCGTCCTGCCTGCGGGGTGAGCAGTGCACAAGGTGTCCACTTGCAGCGAGCTCGCTGGAGGGAAAGGGCGGCATTTCTTACGACTCAGTTGTGGTTGCATCGAAGATTTATATTCGCTCGGCCCCGCAGCAGCATCCTGTGCAGACATTTGTTTTGGCTGAAGCCAGCCCAGTCCGTGTTTGGATGCGGGCCGTTGGTCGTGCGGTGCTCTGCCTCCCAGCGATTGAGCCCCGACAGCGGCAGCCCAAACGGGGCAGCAGTCCCACAAGTCCTCGTGTGGAGAGGCGCTGTGGAGCTCAGCCGCCATCCGGAGATGTGGCATCCCCAgagctccctgcctgcagccgcTGTCAGCCCTGCCTTGGGAGGGCTTTTCCCTCTGTTAGGACAGTAGCACCCTGCTATTCCTCGCTGTCCCACCTCCTTCCCTGTCGCAGCGAAGAGCAGATCACCACTGCTTGTTCTGGAGCTCATCTGTTTTCATGCGGATTTGGTGTGGCAGATGATGCTACAAATTAA
- the LOC110406220 gene encoding uncharacterized protein LOC110406220 has product SLRLSAHRSGYATPIAAVATGAPHGSARPVGAFPPGLRPSGGTGTGTGTGTATGSGAGPSPAGGAASPHADAEDRPRGSRGSPRGRCRAVSRATAGTTRGTGAVRPRAGQVLRRTGLSCRRAARELALRHAGCVPFAPLFYFIFCGDGNAPTLVCDWWPADGGPVPLRGAGGGTCACSAPAAPLPARSGAAPRGRRAPSAPWQPGAPRCIRAGGKERSPSRCRTSAA; this is encoded by the coding sequence TCACTCCGACTCTCCGCACATCGCTCGGGTTATGCAACCCCCATCGCGGCGGTAGCCACCGGCGCGCCCCACGGCTCCGCCCGCCCCGTCGGGGCATTTCCCCCGGGACTTCGCCCGTCCGGAGGCACCGGGACCGGCACCGGGACAGGGACAGCGAcagggagcggggccgggccgagccCGGCGGGTGGTGCAGCCTCGCCCCACGCCGATGCGGAGGACCGGCCTCGGGGAAGTCGCGGCTCTCCGAGGGGCCGCTGCCGGGCGGTGAGTAGAGCCACGGCCGGGACCACGAGGGGAACCGGGGCAGTGCGGCCCCGGGCCGGGCAGGTGCTGCGGCGGACCGGGCTGTCCTGCCGCCGGGCCGCGCGAGAGCTCGCCCTCCGCCACGCCGGCTGCGTTCCGTTTGCTCcgcttttttattttattttttgtggtgACGGAAACGCTCCGACGCTCGTGTGTGACTGGTGGCCCGCGGATGGGGGTCCCGTTCCGCTGCGCGGGGCTGGCGGCGGTACCTGCGCCTGCAGCGCACCCGccgcgccgctccccgcccgctCCGGCGCAGCTCCCCGCGGCCGCCGAGCCCCGTCCGCGCCGTGGCAGCCCGGAGCCCCGCGCTGCATACGGGCCGGAGGAAAGGAGCGATCCCCCTCTCGGTGCCGGACATCCGCAGCGTGA